The following proteins are co-located in the Eriocheir sinensis breed Jianghai 21 chromosome 34, ASM2467909v1, whole genome shotgun sequence genome:
- the LOC127007112 gene encoding uncharacterized protein LOC127007112, with product MAGGRGRRGGACEWLCSVRRRTWVAVVCGCIFVLLYVFQDSPEMVVCGCDWKVKTEERVAKYLPSLMAQENPSTKRTILEEAEASHPSLALSFLVGQEKRGLRCHNTPGLFSVRHNNEVWQKAVIKGVTFLIYGAYFDLREVEKGAAVRVLVVADSPNPPLPICHLWYEDDLTPTASTAEKIDYLHWQDRVSGAWLPYLVTCRAGHDLRGVPRVAALVGHSCGPATNALRIHQEEEVPKRDLALCHKFLFDPTQDYSKRLVEWLEAARAWGVDEVTLYEASVHPNVRAVLRYYENEEFIQVLPWRSPGDQPSLGHLYRALYDTQRYTLFTAENIPYTDCLLRHVATHRFIAVWDMDEFIVPTKETSLPAMMAATQVLAHKQGQHPTSYLAPCTYYFDDEAEEATEDLPEYLHLMRHVTRTVKMAPPRVFTKAVHDTSRALGLHAHYALLNLKGPIDRSRDLYYLYPATEGYLGHYRPKCQGEDQTECQEMYRPYLTRDTTMWKYRPEVTKRTKAVLESLGLLP from the exons ATGGCGGGAGGGCGCGGGAGGCGTGGGGGTGCGTGTGAGTGGCTGTGCTCGGTGCGGAGGCGAACGTGGGTGGCGGTGGTATGTGGCTGCATCTTCGTCCTGCTGTACGTCTTCCAAGACTCGCCGGAGATGGTAGT GTGTGGATGTGACTGGAAGGTGAAGACTGAGGAGAGGGTGGCGAAGTACCTGCCTAGCCTTATGGCCCAGGAGAATCCCTCGACTAAGAG AACCATACTGGAGGAGGCCGAGGCGTCGCACCCGTCCCTGGCGCTGAGCTTCCTAGTGGGGCAGGAGAAGCGGGGGTTACGCTGCCACAACACCCCGGGACTTTTCAGCGTGAGACACAACAACGAGGTGTGGCAGAAGGCCGTGATCAAAGGCGTTACCTTCCTCATCTACGGGGCTTACTTTGATCTACGGGAGGTGGAGA AGGGAGCCGCGGtcagggtgctggtggtggcagaCTCCCCGAATCCACCGCTGCCCATATGTCATCTGTGGTACGAGGACGACCTCACGCCCACCGCCTCCACGGCCGAGAAaatag ATTACCTACACTGGCAAGACCGGGTGAGCGGCGCGTGGCTCCCGTACCTGGTGACCTGCCGAGCTGGACATGACCTTCGAGGCGTGCCCAGGGTAGCGGCGCTGGTGGGGCACTCCTGCGGGCCCGCCACCAACGCCCTGCGAatacatcaggaggaggaggtgccgaaGAGGGACCTGGCGCTGTGTCATAAGTTCCTTTTCGACCCCACCCAAGACTACTCCAAGAG ACTGGTGGAGTGGCTGGAGGCGGCCAGGGCGTGGGGCGTGGACGAGGTGACTCTCTACGAGGCGTCGGTGCACCCCAACGTGAGGGCGGTGCTGCGATACTACGAGAACGAGGAGTTCATCCAGGTGTTGCCTTGGCGCAGCCCCGGAGATCAGCCCTCCCTGGGCCACCTGTACCGCGCACTCTACGACACTCAGCG GTACACTCTCTTCACCGCCGAGAACATCCCCTACACGGACTGTCTGCTGCGCCACGTGGCCACGCACCGCTTCATCGCCGTGTGGGACATGGACGAGTTCATCGTGCCCACAAAAGAGACGTCGCTGCCCGCCATGATGGCAGCCACCCAGGTCCTGGCCCACAAACAAGGTCAGCACCCCACTTCCTACCTGGCGCCCTGCACCTACTATTTCgatgacgaggcggaggaggccaCGGAGGACCTGCCTGAGTACCTGCACCTCATGCGTCACGTGACCCGCACCGTCAAGATGGCCCCTCCGAGAGTCTTCACGAAGGCGGTGCACGACACTTCGAGGGCGTTGGGTCTTCACGCACACTACGCTCTCCTAAACCTCAAGGGACCCATAGACCGCAGTCGTGACCTCTACTATCTGTACCCGGCCACCGAGGGGTACCTGGGCCACTATCGCCCCAAGTGCCAGGGCGAGGACCAGACTGAGTGCCAGGAGATGTACCGCCCCTACCTTACGCGGGACACGACCATGTGGAAGTACCGACCGGAAGTGACCAAGAGGACGAAGGCGGTGCTGGAGAGCCTCGGCCTGCTGCCCTGA